AGATATTCTTTTTCTTTAAACAACTGCCATCCGGCTTTTCCATCCAGACCAGCCTCCTTGCAGAATTCCAGAATCCGGTCATTCATCCATTTGGTCGTACAGGCAGCCACATAGTGGTACGCACTCTGACAGGTTCCATGAAACTGAATAGACCGCATATCTTCTATGAAACTGTTTACGCTGAAATAGTATTCATCATCTTCCTGCCCCAGATAAAGTGCCTGATAACCGGACATCACAATGTTCATTGCAATATCCTGATTGTCCACCAAAAAGATATACTTCTTGGAAGTGCCTTCCGGTTCTGTTTCCATATAATGCTTCAGGAACTTCTTATTCATGTTCATCACTTCCTTTCAGAGCAAAAGAAAAAGACGTGAATCACATTTCTATGACTCACGCCTTACCTGCTCACAATATTTAATTTTCTGTAAATTTATCTGTTATCTCCCGTATTCATCCATCTTATACATAGATCAATTCCTTCAGGATGATTTCTTCTGCAATCGCCCTGTGCCTGTTGGCAGCTCTTACCCATGCCATCTGATCTTTCTCCTTATCCGGCAATGGATCTTTTTCTTCCAACTGTTTCAGAATAATTTCTTCCCGTTCCCTGGCTGCCTTGTCCACTTCCAGCAGATGCTCACCAATACTATCTTGCAGGAGCATTACCTGATACAGCGAATTTCTGTGATTCTTCAAATAGTCTCTGCGTAAAAATCCATATTTGCCAAGTTGTTCTATCTGCTCACCGGATTTATAGGTGAGATTGGGAATCAGATATCCATTCACATTTGTATAAGTCAGTTTCATTTTATTAGCACTCTCCTTTTTTCTCTGATTTTTTACACCAAATTTACACCATTTGCAATTCATTTGACGATAGGCTATGATACCAGACAAAATGACTGATTGCCCAGAAAGCCTGTAAAATAGGCATTTTTGCAATACACAAGACAGGACAAAAATCGACTTCCATTATCAAGAGGTGAGTGCTAATTTTTTATTTTTTTATTTATTGACAATTCCTCCCCACCTCTGTTATGATAATAAAACTGCAATAAGGGAGTAGTTAGCTCTGTACAGAGTCGCTGTGTCAACATATTGATGGTTTTCCATCTGGTACAGCGTTCAATAACGAGACTTATTCACGTGATATTTTTGCGTGGATAGGTCTCTTTTTTTATGAAGGAGGAGAAAAAATGAGCTTATTTTCTGTATTTCTGATCGGGATCGGCCTTTCCATGGATGCATGTGCCGTATCCTTTGCAAAAGGAATCTGCCTTAGACGGCAGGTAAAAACCTATGCCCTGAAACTTGGACTTGCCTTCGGGCTTTTTC
This window of the Mediterraneibacter gnavus ATCC 29149 genome carries:
- a CDS encoding TnpV protein, translated to MKLTYTNVNGYLIPNLTYKSGEQIEQLGKYGFLRRDYLKNHRNSLYQVMLLQDSIGEHLLEVDKAAREREEIILKQLEEKDPLPDKEKDQMAWVRAANRHRAIAEEIILKELIYV